Proteins encoded by one window of Panicum virgatum strain AP13 chromosome 7N, P.virgatum_v5, whole genome shotgun sequence:
- the LOC120683773 gene encoding phosphatidylinositol N-acetylglucosaminyltransferase subunit P-like isoform X1 → MDEGARKTMEWPPPSTLPSLVVRSPRQTVSLIRNRRPHRDWDQSSRSPSFAARDHGPKPSEVYGFVGSITTVIATAAYLAWAYTPEPVLRSLGITYYPSKYWALAVPSFVIVAVALSMAIYMGLNFVATPPLTSFSTIFVHPYLLLLIPYQAEQSHGCYSTPTPSRHLSFAPTSPNPPDENSRERMTFSPAMEEEMPIEPISDISIDQINDLMFGGRWFTTPDGKWIYLGAQDWKH, encoded by the exons ATGGACGAGGGGGCGAGGAAGACGATGgagtggccgccgccgtcgacgttgCCGTCGCTGGTGGTGCGCAGCCCCCGGCAGACGGTCAGCCTGATCCGCAaccgccgcccccaccgcgACTGGGACCAGTCTTCGAGGTCCCCCTCCTTCGCCGCCCGCGACCACGGGCCCAAGCCGTCGGAGGTGTACGGCTTCGTCGGATCCATCACCACCGtcatcgccaccgccgcctaccTCGCCTGGGCGTACACGCCCGAGCCCGTCCTCCGGTCCCTCGGCATCACCTACTACCCTAGCAA GTACTGGGCATTGGCGGTGCCATCGTTCGTGATCGTGGCCGTGGCGCTGTCCATGGCCATCTACATGGGTCTCAACTTCGTCGCCACTCCTCCCCTGACTTCCTTCAGTACAATCTTCG TGCATCCTTATCTGCTCCTTCTCATACCGTACCAAGCAGAGCAGAGCCATGGCTGCTACTCGACCCCCACGCCGAGCCGTCATCTGAGCTTCGCCCCGACCTCCCCAAACCCTCCAG ATGAAAATAGTCGGGAGCGCATGACGTTTTCTCCTGCAATGGAAGAAGAGATGCCGATTGAACCTATTTCAGACATCAGTATTGACCAAATCAACGATCTTATGTTTGGTGGTAGATGGTTTACTACTCCAGATGGAAAATGGATCTACCTTGGAGCACAAGACTGGAAACACTAG
- the LOC120683773 gene encoding phosphatidylinositol N-acetylglucosaminyltransferase subunit P-like isoform X2, giving the protein MDEGARKTMEWPPPSTLPSLVVRSPRQTVSLIRNRRPHRDWDQSSRSPSFAARDHGPKPSEVYGFVGSITTVIATAAYLAWAYTPEPVLRSLGITYYPSKYWALAVPSFVIVAVALSMAIYMGLNFVATPPLTSFMHPYLLLLIPYQAEQSHGCYSTPTPSRHLSFAPTSPNPPDENSRERMTFSPAMEEEMPIEPISDISIDQINDLMFGGRWFTTPDGKWIYLGAQDWKH; this is encoded by the exons ATGGACGAGGGGGCGAGGAAGACGATGgagtggccgccgccgtcgacgttgCCGTCGCTGGTGGTGCGCAGCCCCCGGCAGACGGTCAGCCTGATCCGCAaccgccgcccccaccgcgACTGGGACCAGTCTTCGAGGTCCCCCTCCTTCGCCGCCCGCGACCACGGGCCCAAGCCGTCGGAGGTGTACGGCTTCGTCGGATCCATCACCACCGtcatcgccaccgccgcctaccTCGCCTGGGCGTACACGCCCGAGCCCGTCCTCCGGTCCCTCGGCATCACCTACTACCCTAGCAA GTACTGGGCATTGGCGGTGCCATCGTTCGTGATCGTGGCCGTGGCGCTGTCCATGGCCATCTACATGGGTCTCAACTTCGTCGCCACTCCTCCCCTGACTTCCTTCA TGCATCCTTATCTGCTCCTTCTCATACCGTACCAAGCAGAGCAGAGCCATGGCTGCTACTCGACCCCCACGCCGAGCCGTCATCTGAGCTTCGCCCCGACCTCCCCAAACCCTCCAG ATGAAAATAGTCGGGAGCGCATGACGTTTTCTCCTGCAATGGAAGAAGAGATGCCGATTGAACCTATTTCAGACATCAGTATTGACCAAATCAACGATCTTATGTTTGGTGGTAGATGGTTTACTACTCCAGATGGAAAATGGATCTACCTTGGAGCACAAGACTGGAAACACTAG
- the LOC120683773 gene encoding phosphatidylinositol N-acetylglucosaminyltransferase subunit P-like isoform X6: MDEGARKTMEWPPPSTLPSLVVRSPRQTVSLIRNRRPHRDWDQSSRSPSFAARDHGPKPSEVYGFVGSITTVIATAAYLAWAYTPEPVLRSLGITYYPSKYWALAVPSFVIVAVALSMAIYMGLNFVATPPLTSFNENSRERMTFSPAMEEEMPIEPISDISIDQINDLMFGGRWFTTPDGKWIYLGAQDWKH, encoded by the exons ATGGACGAGGGGGCGAGGAAGACGATGgagtggccgccgccgtcgacgttgCCGTCGCTGGTGGTGCGCAGCCCCCGGCAGACGGTCAGCCTGATCCGCAaccgccgcccccaccgcgACTGGGACCAGTCTTCGAGGTCCCCCTCCTTCGCCGCCCGCGACCACGGGCCCAAGCCGTCGGAGGTGTACGGCTTCGTCGGATCCATCACCACCGtcatcgccaccgccgcctaccTCGCCTGGGCGTACACGCCCGAGCCCGTCCTCCGGTCCCTCGGCATCACCTACTACCCTAGCAA GTACTGGGCATTGGCGGTGCCATCGTTCGTGATCGTGGCCGTGGCGCTGTCCATGGCCATCTACATGGGTCTCAACTTCGTCGCCACTCCTCCCCTGACTTCCTTCA ATGAAAATAGTCGGGAGCGCATGACGTTTTCTCCTGCAATGGAAGAAGAGATGCCGATTGAACCTATTTCAGACATCAGTATTGACCAAATCAACGATCTTATGTTTGGTGGTAGATGGTTTACTACTCCAGATGGAAAATGGATCTACCTTGGAGCACAAGACTGGAAACACTAG
- the LOC120683773 gene encoding phosphatidylinositol N-acetylglucosaminyltransferase subunit P-like isoform X5, with protein sequence MDEGARKTMEWPPPSTLPSLVVRSPRQTVSLIRNRRPHRDWDQSSRSPSFAARDHGPKPSEVYGFVGSITTVIATAAYLAWAYTPEPVLRSLGITYYPSKYWALAVPSFVIVAVALSMAIYMGLNFVATPPLTSFSTIFDENSRERMTFSPAMEEEMPIEPISDISIDQINDLMFGGRWFTTPDGKWIYLGAQDWKH encoded by the exons ATGGACGAGGGGGCGAGGAAGACGATGgagtggccgccgccgtcgacgttgCCGTCGCTGGTGGTGCGCAGCCCCCGGCAGACGGTCAGCCTGATCCGCAaccgccgcccccaccgcgACTGGGACCAGTCTTCGAGGTCCCCCTCCTTCGCCGCCCGCGACCACGGGCCCAAGCCGTCGGAGGTGTACGGCTTCGTCGGATCCATCACCACCGtcatcgccaccgccgcctaccTCGCCTGGGCGTACACGCCCGAGCCCGTCCTCCGGTCCCTCGGCATCACCTACTACCCTAGCAA GTACTGGGCATTGGCGGTGCCATCGTTCGTGATCGTGGCCGTGGCGCTGTCCATGGCCATCTACATGGGTCTCAACTTCGTCGCCACTCCTCCCCTGACTTCCTTCAGTACAATCTTCG ATGAAAATAGTCGGGAGCGCATGACGTTTTCTCCTGCAATGGAAGAAGAGATGCCGATTGAACCTATTTCAGACATCAGTATTGACCAAATCAACGATCTTATGTTTGGTGGTAGATGGTTTACTACTCCAGATGGAAAATGGATCTACCTTGGAGCACAAGACTGGAAACACTAG
- the LOC120683773 gene encoding phosphatidylinositol N-acetylglucosaminyltransferase subunit P-like isoform X4 has product MDEGARKTMEWPPPSTLPSLVVRSPRQTVSLIRNRRPHRDWDQSSRSPSFAARDHGPKPSEVYGFVGSITTVIATAAYLAWAYTPEPVLRSLGITYYPSKYWALAVPSFVIVAVALSMAIYMGLNFVATPPLTSFKQSHGCYSTPTPSRHLSFAPTSPNPPDENSRERMTFSPAMEEEMPIEPISDISIDQINDLMFGGRWFTTPDGKWIYLGAQDWKH; this is encoded by the exons ATGGACGAGGGGGCGAGGAAGACGATGgagtggccgccgccgtcgacgttgCCGTCGCTGGTGGTGCGCAGCCCCCGGCAGACGGTCAGCCTGATCCGCAaccgccgcccccaccgcgACTGGGACCAGTCTTCGAGGTCCCCCTCCTTCGCCGCCCGCGACCACGGGCCCAAGCCGTCGGAGGTGTACGGCTTCGTCGGATCCATCACCACCGtcatcgccaccgccgcctaccTCGCCTGGGCGTACACGCCCGAGCCCGTCCTCCGGTCCCTCGGCATCACCTACTACCCTAGCAA GTACTGGGCATTGGCGGTGCCATCGTTCGTGATCGTGGCCGTGGCGCTGTCCATGGCCATCTACATGGGTCTCAACTTCGTCGCCACTCCTCCCCTGACTTCCTTCA AGCAGAGCCATGGCTGCTACTCGACCCCCACGCCGAGCCGTCATCTGAGCTTCGCCCCGACCTCCCCAAACCCTCCAG ATGAAAATAGTCGGGAGCGCATGACGTTTTCTCCTGCAATGGAAGAAGAGATGCCGATTGAACCTATTTCAGACATCAGTATTGACCAAATCAACGATCTTATGTTTGGTGGTAGATGGTTTACTACTCCAGATGGAAAATGGATCTACCTTGGAGCACAAGACTGGAAACACTAG
- the LOC120683773 gene encoding phosphatidylinositol N-acetylglucosaminyltransferase subunit P-like isoform X3 — MDEGARKTMEWPPPSTLPSLVVRSPRQTVSLIRNRRPHRDWDQSSRSPSFAARDHGPKPSEVYGFVGSITTVIATAAYLAWAYTPEPVLRSLGITYYPSKYWALAVPSFVIVAVALSMAIYMGLNFVATPPLTSFSTIFEQSHGCYSTPTPSRHLSFAPTSPNPPDENSRERMTFSPAMEEEMPIEPISDISIDQINDLMFGGRWFTTPDGKWIYLGAQDWKH; from the exons ATGGACGAGGGGGCGAGGAAGACGATGgagtggccgccgccgtcgacgttgCCGTCGCTGGTGGTGCGCAGCCCCCGGCAGACGGTCAGCCTGATCCGCAaccgccgcccccaccgcgACTGGGACCAGTCTTCGAGGTCCCCCTCCTTCGCCGCCCGCGACCACGGGCCCAAGCCGTCGGAGGTGTACGGCTTCGTCGGATCCATCACCACCGtcatcgccaccgccgcctaccTCGCCTGGGCGTACACGCCCGAGCCCGTCCTCCGGTCCCTCGGCATCACCTACTACCCTAGCAA GTACTGGGCATTGGCGGTGCCATCGTTCGTGATCGTGGCCGTGGCGCTGTCCATGGCCATCTACATGGGTCTCAACTTCGTCGCCACTCCTCCCCTGACTTCCTTCAGTACAATCTTCG AGCAGAGCCATGGCTGCTACTCGACCCCCACGCCGAGCCGTCATCTGAGCTTCGCCCCGACCTCCCCAAACCCTCCAG ATGAAAATAGTCGGGAGCGCATGACGTTTTCTCCTGCAATGGAAGAAGAGATGCCGATTGAACCTATTTCAGACATCAGTATTGACCAAATCAACGATCTTATGTTTGGTGGTAGATGGTTTACTACTCCAGATGGAAAATGGATCTACCTTGGAGCACAAGACTGGAAACACTAG